From the genome of Novosphingobium sp. TH158, one region includes:
- a CDS encoding molybdopterin-dependent oxidoreductase: protein MTSSPEQIRGACGHDCPDTCAWVVTVEQGRATALAGDRNHPFTRGTLCAKVNHYLDRVYHPDRVLHPLRRTGPKGSGQFERVSWDEALADIAGRWQAIIAEYGAEAILPYSSAGMQGLVQQASLDMRLFGALGASRLDRNICGAVASAGMKATLGVGSGIDPEEVAHARLIVLWGTNTVITNLHYWPLVKAAQKNGATLVVIDPVRTRTAEEADWHIQLLPGSDAALAMAVMHVMHRDGLVDEDYVRAHALGYDQLVERLADHSPQAMAPIIGLPAEEIERFARLYATTHPSLLRPLIGIEHHINGAMQFRAVSCLPVLSGAFRHRGGGIARSTHALHFAALDMAAVERPDLWQPARTLNMRDLGRDLCDPALAPPVKALMVYGANPMVSIPNQALIAKGLAREDLFTVVHDMVMTDTARFADYVLPATSQIEHLDLAPAWGHLYLALNRPAISPPGEALCNTELFRRLATALGREEPWLHESDEAMIRAALASGHPWLQGITFEQLWEEGHARLAAPEDWRPFADGQFPTPSGKAELWSETLAAMGQDPLPGLGAIRREAGLQLITGKQLAVLNSGYGHIDRHRKRAGTLFVEVDPADAAARGLAEGMKVRVHNRLGEVHALCRISQRLRPGLAWMPFGHLEDASGLRRGVNVLTDEAETDWGGGSGLYDAFVEIEAVDAAHSPAGAAREMAPGAA, encoded by the coding sequence ATGACCTCATCCCCCGAACAGATCCGCGGAGCCTGCGGCCACGATTGCCCCGATACCTGCGCATGGGTGGTAACGGTCGAGCAGGGACGCGCGACAGCGCTCGCCGGGGACAGGAACCACCCTTTCACCCGGGGTACGCTTTGCGCCAAGGTCAATCACTACCTTGACCGGGTCTATCACCCCGATCGCGTGCTCCATCCGCTGCGGCGAACCGGGCCCAAGGGATCGGGCCAGTTCGAGCGGGTGAGCTGGGACGAGGCCCTGGCCGATATTGCCGGACGCTGGCAGGCAATCATTGCCGAATACGGGGCCGAGGCGATCCTGCCCTACAGCTCTGCCGGGATGCAGGGGCTAGTGCAGCAGGCCTCGCTGGACATGCGGCTGTTCGGCGCGCTGGGTGCCAGCCGGCTGGACCGGAACATCTGCGGCGCAGTCGCCTCGGCAGGCATGAAGGCAACGTTGGGGGTCGGCTCGGGCATCGATCCTGAAGAGGTCGCCCATGCCCGGCTGATCGTGCTGTGGGGAACCAATACGGTCATCACCAACCTGCATTACTGGCCGCTGGTGAAGGCCGCACAGAAAAACGGCGCAACGCTGGTGGTGATCGATCCGGTACGCACCCGCACGGCCGAGGAGGCGGACTGGCATATCCAGCTGCTGCCCGGTAGCGATGCCGCGCTGGCCATGGCGGTGATGCACGTCATGCACCGCGATGGGCTGGTGGACGAAGACTATGTCCGCGCCCATGCCCTTGGCTACGACCAGCTTGTCGAGCGGCTGGCCGATCATTCGCCGCAGGCCATGGCACCGATTATCGGCCTGCCTGCGGAAGAGATCGAACGCTTCGCCCGGCTCTATGCCACCACCCACCCCAGCCTGCTGCGCCCGCTGATCGGGATCGAACATCACATCAACGGCGCCATGCAGTTCCGCGCCGTTTCCTGCCTGCCGGTGCTTAGCGGCGCCTTCCGTCACCGTGGTGGCGGCATTGCCCGGTCAACCCACGCCCTGCACTTCGCCGCGCTAGACATGGCGGCGGTCGAGCGGCCCGACCTGTGGCAACCGGCACGCACGCTGAACATGCGCGATCTGGGCAGGGACCTGTGCGATCCGGCGCTGGCCCCGCCGGTCAAGGCGCTGATGGTCTATGGCGCCAATCCCATGGTTTCCATCCCCAACCAGGCCCTGATCGCAAAGGGCCTGGCGCGGGAGGACCTGTTCACCGTGGTGCACGACATGGTGATGACCGACACGGCCCGGTTCGCCGACTACGTGCTGCCAGCCACCAGCCAGATCGAGCACCTCGATCTCGCGCCGGCCTGGGGCCATCTCTACCTCGCGCTCAACCGCCCGGCGATCTCGCCCCCAGGCGAGGCGCTGTGCAACACCGAACTGTTCCGGCGGCTGGCAACGGCCTTGGGGCGCGAGGAGCCATGGCTGCATGAAAGCGACGAGGCCATGATCCGCGCCGCGCTGGCCAGCGGGCATCCCTGGCTGCAAGGCATCACGTTCGAGCAGCTGTGGGAGGAAGGCCACGCGCGCCTCGCCGCACCGGAAGACTGGCGCCCCTTTGCCGATGGCCAATTCCCGACACCCTCGGGCAAGGCCGAACTGTGGTCCGAAACGCTAGCCGCCATGGGGCAGGATCCCCTGCCCGGCCTCGGCGCCATCCGGCGCGAAGCCGGCCTGCAACTGATCACCGGCAAGCAGCTTGCCGTGCTCAATTCGGGTTATGGCCACATCGATCGGCACCGCAAGCGCGCCGGAACCCTGTTCGTGGAAGTCGATCCGGCCGACGCGGCGGCGCGCGGACTGGCCGAGGGCATGAAGGTGCGCGTGCACAACCGGCTGGGCGAGGTCCACGCCCTGTGCCGCATCAGCCAGCGCCTGCGCCCCGGACTTGCCTGGATGCCCTTCGGCCACCTTGAGGATGCCAGCGGCCTGCGGCGCGGCGTCAATGTCCTTACCGACGAAGCCGAGACGGACTGGGGCGGCGGATCGGGCCTGTACGATGCCTTTGTTGAGATCGAGGCCGTTGACGCCGCGCACTCCCCTGCCGGCGCTGCAAGGGAAATGGCACCGGGCGCTGCCTGA
- the selB gene encoding selenocysteine-specific translation elongation factor: MLIATSGHIDHGKTALVRALTGAETDRLPEEQRRGITIDLGFAYWPLGDGVTIGFVDVPGHERYLRNMIAGLCGVEFALLVVAADDGVMPQTVEHLEVLDLLGISRGIVAITKADLVAPARLDAVRDEVADLLAGTGLAGSPIHAVSTVSGAGLDGLSAALRHAAAGTDEGEGARAFRMAVDRVFTVPGAGTVAAGTVLSGSIAREDAVVIAPSGSPARVRGIQSGGLAVERAGAGQRCAINLPGVDMSSLGRGTWLVEPGLGTCTDRIEVRIDLLEGRQDRIKHGGQVHLHIGTADIGARVLLGTAGAQGLATLHCDGPVHAVTGDRFVLRDASARDVLGGGRVLDPEPGRGRAWRTGRAALASAMAEPEPTGALSALLDIPGHELDLSRFARAWHLPLDRAETLAFAAGGERVGRKAAVFMRSERLHSLADAVVAALAAHHAQDSASGGMTARDLRAAAGNALSARPFATLLRRLLDEGRIEQAGPLLRLPGHAPSFAPGEVVLWNRLVAAYEDAPPRAFSLADAARELGASEASTRAMLYRRQVAGDCRAFPGDRFILESHVSAIGAAAASLAEAHPEGFTAAQFRDATGIGRNMVIRLLEFLDATGVTRRVGDARLLRE, translated from the coding sequence ATGCTGATTGCCACGTCCGGCCACATCGACCACGGCAAGACCGCGCTGGTCCGCGCACTGACCGGCGCCGAGACCGATCGCCTGCCCGAGGAACAGCGGCGCGGCATCACCATCGACCTTGGCTTTGCCTATTGGCCCCTGGGCGATGGCGTGACTATCGGTTTCGTCGATGTTCCCGGGCACGAACGCTACCTTCGCAACATGATCGCCGGGCTGTGCGGCGTGGAGTTCGCCCTGCTGGTGGTTGCGGCGGATGATGGCGTTATGCCGCAGACGGTCGAACACCTTGAAGTGCTGGACTTGCTGGGTATTTCGCGCGGGATCGTTGCGATCACGAAGGCTGACCTTGTGGCACCTGCGCGGCTGGATGCCGTGCGCGATGAGGTGGCGGATCTGCTGGCAGGAACGGGGCTTGCAGGCAGCCCGATCCACGCCGTCTCGACTGTCAGCGGCGCGGGCCTCGACGGCCTTTCCGCCGCGCTTCGGCACGCCGCCGCTGGCACCGACGAAGGCGAAGGCGCGCGTGCATTTCGCATGGCGGTGGACCGGGTGTTCACCGTTCCCGGTGCCGGCACGGTTGCGGCGGGAACGGTGCTTTCCGGCAGCATTGCCCGCGAAGATGCCGTGGTGATCGCGCCGTCGGGCAGTCCTGCGCGGGTGCGGGGCATTCAGAGCGGCGGCCTGGCCGTTGAGCGGGCAGGCGCAGGCCAGCGCTGCGCGATCAACCTTCCGGGCGTCGACATGTCCAGCCTTGGGCGCGGCACCTGGCTGGTCGAGCCGGGGCTTGGCACCTGCACCGACCGGATCGAGGTGCGGATCGACCTGCTGGAAGGGCGGCAGGACAGGATCAAGCACGGCGGACAAGTGCACCTGCACATCGGCACCGCCGATATCGGCGCGCGGGTGTTGCTTGGTACGGCAGGCGCACAGGGGCTCGCGACGCTGCATTGCGACGGGCCGGTCCATGCCGTGACCGGCGATCGCTTCGTGCTGCGCGATGCTTCGGCGCGCGACGTGCTGGGCGGGGGGCGCGTTCTCGATCCCGAACCCGGCCGGGGGCGGGCCTGGCGGACCGGGCGCGCGGCCCTCGCCAGTGCCATGGCGGAACCGGAGCCCACCGGGGCGCTCTCGGCGCTGCTCGACATTCCGGGCCATGAACTCGACCTGTCGCGTTTCGCCCGCGCCTGGCACCTGCCGCTCGATCGGGCCGAAACCCTTGCCTTTGCAGCCGGAGGGGAACGCGTCGGCCGCAAGGCGGCGGTGTTCATGCGTTCCGAGCGCCTGCACAGCCTGGCCGATGCCGTGGTCGCGGCCCTTGCGGCACATCACGCGCAGGACAGTGCCTCGGGCGGGATGACTGCGCGCGACCTCAGGGCGGCGGCGGGCAATGCCCTGTCTGCCAGACCGTTTGCGACACTGCTGCGCCGCCTGCTCGACGAAGGCAGGATCGAACAGGCCGGGCCCCTGCTGCGATTGCCCGGCCATGCGCCGTCGTTTGCGCCGGGTGAGGTGGTGCTGTGGAACCGTCTGGTCGCCGCTTACGAAGATGCCCCGCCGCGCGCCTTCAGCCTGGCTGATGCGGCAAGGGAACTGGGCGCGAGCGAGGCCAGCACCCGCGCCATGCTCTATCGCCGCCAGGTGGCTGGCGATTGCCGGGCTTTTCCCGGCGACAGGTTCATCCTCGAAAGCCACGTTTCTGCAATCGGCGCGGCGGCAGCAAGCCTTGCCGAAGCCCATCCGGAAGGCTTCACCGCCGCGCAGTTCCGCGATGCCACGGGAATCGGTCGCAACATGGTGATCCGCCTGCTCGAATTCCTCGACGCAACCGGCGTTACCCGGCGCGTGGGAGATGCCCGCCTATTGCGCGAGTGA
- a CDS encoding beta-glucosidase has protein sequence MPRSVGALRLAVSAIALACAPHTVLAQAAAPNPWMSPEIIAEQSKAADDAAREAVANRRAKLLIAAMTLPQKFQQLTGARPEILPELPHCLGARHVTGIASLNIPTFRITNGPVGVGQNDCVDASIATKLAANPAAMAPAYTDPSSAKATALPSAIGVAASFDPAVAARFGDVIATEMNNLALHVFEAPGVNLARLPILGRNFEYFGEDPYLSGVMATAETQAVQSKGLIAMLKHYVANEQETNRMTIQETVGRQALRELYLLPFEMAIKDGKAASVMCAYNYVNGQSSCESKELLTDVLRKDWGFTGYVQSDFFAMKSTVATMTNGMDHEMPMPVQWSPAKLQAALDKGELTVAQIDQALERRYTQTFKAGIFDRKLVQTPIDFAAGGKAAREIGTRSAVLLQNNGALPLRHDLKKLVLIGKASRVYAQQAVAGGAVVGEPMGAGGGSSDVVPTYTVTPVEGLRKALAELGNGAAQVELILVDDDNRNATIDGKAAAFADVLARAGSADAVVMMAGTVSEEGADRATFTDANGKQLAEPASRGSGLDWYAHRGNIIATAKGPNPAKDSRTVAMIDAIMAVRSTSGRSMAAKSVLVLKDNAGVALPRSLVGTKAPAILETWFPGQEDGNIVADVLFGRVNPSGKLPVTVPFEGRGFLDSVSAAQFPGVIGPDKKQAVTYSEDLAIGYRWYDSNAGGGCAERAGRNPCVAFPFGHGLSYTRFAMGKPQLAAAGKGWQASVKVKNTGKRAGAEVVQVYVTLPASANALGAKQPPRRLVGFQRLMLEPGASGEAVIAIDPDASNHPLSVWSEKENKWVMPNGTYTVWLGRSSSPRDLVRAGVIRR, from the coding sequence ATGCCTCGTTCGGTTGGTGCGCTTCGTCTTGCGGTGAGCGCCATTGCCCTGGCCTGCGCGCCGCACACGGTCCTTGCCCAGGCAGCAGCTCCCAATCCGTGGATGAGCCCGGAGATCATCGCCGAACAGTCGAAGGCGGCAGACGATGCCGCGCGCGAGGCAGTGGCCAACCGCCGGGCCAAGCTGCTGATCGCGGCGATGACCCTGCCGCAGAAGTTCCAGCAACTGACCGGCGCCAGGCCCGAAATCCTGCCCGAATTGCCCCACTGCCTGGGTGCGCGGCACGTCACGGGGATCGCCAGCCTGAACATCCCCACGTTCCGCATCACCAACGGGCCGGTGGGCGTGGGCCAGAACGATTGCGTCGATGCCAGCATCGCCACCAAGCTGGCTGCCAACCCGGCGGCCATGGCGCCCGCCTATACCGACCCCAGTTCCGCCAAGGCGACGGCCCTGCCTTCGGCCATCGGCGTGGCCGCCTCGTTCGATCCGGCGGTGGCGGCGCGGTTCGGGGATGTCATTGCGACGGAAATGAACAATCTGGCGCTGCACGTTTTCGAGGCGCCGGGCGTGAACCTTGCCCGCCTGCCGATCCTGGGGCGCAATTTCGAATATTTCGGCGAGGATCCCTACCTCAGCGGCGTCATGGCGACGGCGGAGACGCAGGCGGTGCAGTCCAAGGGGCTGATCGCCATGCTCAAGCATTATGTTGCCAACGAGCAGGAAACCAACCGCATGACGATCCAGGAAACGGTCGGGCGGCAGGCGCTGCGCGAACTGTACCTGTTGCCGTTCGAGATGGCGATCAAGGATGGCAAGGCGGCCTCGGTGATGTGCGCCTACAACTACGTCAACGGCCAGTCCTCATGCGAAAGCAAGGAACTGCTGACCGACGTGCTGCGCAAGGACTGGGGTTTCACCGGCTACGTCCAGTCGGATTTCTTCGCGATGAAGAGCACGGTTGCGACCATGACCAATGGCATGGATCACGAGATGCCGATGCCGGTGCAGTGGTCCCCCGCAAAGCTGCAGGCTGCGCTCGACAAGGGCGAGCTAACGGTGGCGCAGATCGACCAGGCGCTGGAGCGCCGCTACACGCAGACCTTCAAGGCGGGCATCTTCGATCGCAAGCTGGTGCAGACGCCGATCGATTTCGCGGCCGGTGGCAAGGCCGCGCGCGAGATCGGCACGCGATCGGCGGTGCTGTTGCAGAACAATGGCGCACTGCCGCTGCGCCATGACCTGAAAAAGCTGGTGCTGATCGGCAAGGCGAGCCGCGTCTATGCCCAGCAGGCTGTCGCCGGCGGCGCCGTGGTGGGCGAGCCGATGGGAGCGGGCGGCGGCAGTTCCGACGTGGTCCCGACCTATACGGTCACCCCGGTGGAAGGCCTGCGCAAGGCGCTGGCCGAACTCGGCAACGGCGCGGCCCAGGTCGAACTGATCCTTGTCGACGATGACAACCGCAACGCCACCATTGACGGCAAGGCGGCCGCCTTTGCCGATGTCCTCGCAAGGGCCGGATCGGCGGATGCCGTCGTGATGATGGCCGGCACCGTGTCCGAGGAAGGCGCTGACCGGGCAACCTTTACCGACGCCAATGGCAAGCAGCTGGCCGAACCGGCCAGTCGCGGCAGCGGGCTGGACTGGTACGCCCATCGCGGCAACATCATTGCCACGGCCAAGGGCCCGAACCCGGCGAAGGACAGCCGCACCGTGGCGATGATCGACGCGATCATGGCTGTGCGCTCAACCAGCGGACGATCCATGGCGGCCAAGTCGGTGCTGGTGCTCAAGGACAACGCCGGGGTGGCCCTGCCGCGCTCGCTGGTGGGGACCAAGGCCCCGGCCATTCTGGAAACCTGGTTCCCCGGCCAGGAAGACGGCAACATCGTTGCCGACGTGCTGTTCGGCCGGGTCAATCCCTCGGGCAAGTTGCCGGTGACCGTGCCTTTCGAGGGCAGGGGGTTCCTCGATTCGGTTTCGGCCGCGCAGTTCCCCGGCGTGATCGGCCCGGACAAGAAGCAGGCGGTGACCTATAGCGAGGACCTTGCCATCGGTTATCGCTGGTATGACAGCAATGCAGGCGGCGGCTGTGCAGAGCGCGCGGGTCGCAACCCCTGCGTGGCCTTCCCGTTCGGTCACGGCCTGTCCTACACCCGCTTTGCCATGGGCAAGCCGCAGCTCGCCGCCGCGGGCAAGGGCTGGCAGGCCAGCGTCAAGGTGAAGAACACCGGCAAGCGGGCCGGGGCGGAAGTCGTGCAAGTCTATGTGACGTTGCCCGCCAGCGCCAATGCCCTTGGCGCAAAGCAACCGCCGCGCCGGCTGGTCGGCTTCCAGCGCCTGATGCTCGAACCGGGCGCCTCGGGCGAAGCGGTCATTGCCATCGATCCCGATGCCAGCAACCACCCGCTCAGCGTATGGAGCGAGAAGGAAAACAAGTGGGTGATGCCGAACGGCACCTACACCGTCTGGCTGGGCCGTTCGTCCTCGCCGCGTGACCTGGTGAGGGCGGGGGTGATCCGCCGCTGA
- a CDS encoding mannitol dehydrogenase family protein: MTDLRLDPFTLATFAPADAETCGYDRAAQAVGIVHFGIGAFHRAHQAWYTDRAMAAGDRDWSIIGVSLRSAEVAHQMNPQEGLYTVTERSGEGAHTRVVGAVRQVLVAPYEPEEVVAALAAPGTRIASFTITEKGYCRAADGSLDPALAGEDSVYRFLADGLRRRRDAGLGGLTLMSCDNLADNGRQLARLMGQYLQARDPALLPWFEAECSCPSTMVDRIVPATTADDREQVAEALDGLRDEAAVMTEPFSQWVIEDRFVAGRPRWESVGAELVSDVRPYETAKLRMLNGAHSMLAYVGLAHGHTYVHEAVADPQIGKLAEALMREEAAPTIVAAPGQDLGAYANALLARFANPALNHRLIQIAMDGSQKIPQRWLETLAANQQQGRECPAILAGIAAWIRHLRGANGPVDDPLAARLAEAAAGPDAVDALFGPAGVLASAWQPDAPARSRIAGHLAA, translated from the coding sequence GTGACCGACCTGCGACTCGATCCGTTCACGCTGGCCACCTTCGCGCCCGCCGATGCCGAAACCTGCGGCTATGACCGCGCGGCGCAGGCCGTTGGCATCGTCCATTTCGGAATCGGCGCGTTCCACCGGGCGCATCAGGCCTGGTACACCGACCGCGCGATGGCGGCCGGTGACCGCGACTGGTCGATCATCGGCGTATCGCTGCGCTCTGCCGAAGTGGCGCACCAGATGAACCCGCAGGAAGGGCTCTACACCGTCACCGAGCGTTCGGGCGAAGGAGCGCACACCCGCGTGGTCGGCGCGGTCAGGCAGGTGCTGGTCGCCCCCTACGAACCGGAGGAGGTTGTGGCCGCGCTCGCCGCGCCCGGCACCCGTATCGCCAGCTTCACGATCACCGAAAAGGGCTATTGCCGTGCTGCCGACGGCAGCCTCGATCCCGCGCTGGCGGGCGAGGACAGCGTCTATCGCTTCCTGGCCGATGGCCTGCGCCGCCGCCGCGATGCGGGCCTTGGCGGACTGACGCTGATGAGCTGCGACAACCTGGCGGACAATGGCCGGCAACTGGCCCGCCTGATGGGCCAATACCTGCAGGCGCGCGACCCCGCCCTGCTGCCATGGTTCGAGGCGGAATGTTCCTGCCCCTCCACCATGGTCGATCGCATCGTGCCCGCGACCACCGCCGATGACCGCGAACAGGTGGCCGAAGCGCTCGATGGCCTGCGCGACGAAGCCGCCGTGATGACCGAGCCGTTCAGCCAGTGGGTGATCGAGGATCGCTTCGTGGCCGGCAGGCCCCGCTGGGAATCGGTCGGTGCCGAACTGGTCAGCGACGTGCGCCCTTACGAAACAGCAAAGCTGCGGATGCTGAATGGCGCCCATTCGATGCTCGCCTATGTCGGGCTGGCGCATGGCCACACCTACGTCCACGAGGCCGTGGCCGACCCGCAGATCGGCAAGCTGGCCGAAGCGCTTATGCGTGAGGAGGCCGCACCCACGATTGTCGCCGCCCCCGGACAGGACCTTGGCGCCTATGCCAATGCCCTGCTGGCGCGCTTTGCCAATCCGGCACTCAACCACCGGCTGATCCAGATCGCCATGGACGGCAGCCAGAAGATCCCGCAGCGCTGGCTGGAAACGCTGGCGGCGAACCAGCAGCAGGGGCGCGAGTGCCCGGCGATCCTGGCCGGGATCGCGGCATGGATCCGCCACCTGCGCGGCGCCAACGGGCCAGTGGACGATCCGCTTGCGGCGCGACTGGCCGAGGCAGCAGCCGGGCCGGATGCGGTCGACGCGCTGTTCGGGCCGGCGGGCGTGCTGGCATCGGCATGGCAGCCCGACGCGCCGGCGCGAAGCCGCATCGCCGGGCACCTTGCCGCCTAG
- the uxaC gene encoding glucuronate isomerase, which yields MSRPLHLHPDRLFPADPATRDLARALYAEVAGLPIVSPHGHTDPQWWASDATFGNATELLLVPDHYVFRMLYSQGVAMEDLGVCNPEADPRAAWRLFARNYHLFRGTPSRMWLDWVFAEAFGIEVRLEAETADLYFDTITDSLASDAFRPRALFERFNIEVIATTESPLDTLEHHAAIRRSGWQGKVITAYRPDPVIDPEFEGFRDNLHRLSEMTGEDCLSWSGYLAAHRQRRAFFAAMGATSTDHGHPTAQTADLDALAAEALFRKVSAGDFTAAEAELFRAQMLTEMAAMSVDDGLVMQIHPGAFRNHNARVFARFGRDKGADLPSRTEYVQALKPLLDRFGNDPRLSIILFTLDESTYARELAPLAGHYPCLKLGPAWWFHDSPEGMRRFRRATTETAGFYNTVGFNDDTRAFLSIPARHDVARRIDCGFLAELVMEHRIEDWEAAELARDLTYNLVKQAYRL from the coding sequence ATGAGCCGACCGCTGCACCTCCATCCCGACCGCCTGTTCCCCGCCGATCCCGCCACGCGCGATCTGGCCCGCGCGCTCTATGCCGAGGTGGCCGGGCTGCCGATCGTCAGCCCGCACGGGCATACCGATCCGCAATGGTGGGCAAGCGATGCCACTTTCGGCAATGCCACCGAACTACTGCTGGTGCCCGATCACTACGTGTTCCGCATGCTCTATTCGCAGGGCGTGGCCATGGAGGATCTTGGGGTCTGCAACCCGGAAGCCGATCCGCGCGCGGCCTGGCGACTGTTCGCCCGGAACTACCACCTGTTCCGCGGCACGCCTTCGCGGATGTGGCTGGACTGGGTCTTTGCCGAGGCTTTCGGCATCGAGGTGCGGCTCGAGGCGGAAACCGCCGACCTCTATTTCGACACGATCACCGACAGCCTTGCCAGCGATGCATTCCGCCCGCGCGCGCTGTTCGAACGCTTCAACATCGAAGTGATCGCGACAACCGAAAGCCCGCTCGACACGCTGGAACACCATGCGGCGATCCGCAGAAGCGGCTGGCAGGGCAAGGTCATCACCGCCTACCGCCCCGATCCAGTCATCGACCCCGAGTTCGAAGGGTTTCGTGACAACCTGCACCGCCTGTCCGAAATGACCGGCGAGGACTGCCTTTCGTGGTCGGGCTATCTGGCCGCGCATCGCCAGCGCCGCGCCTTCTTCGCCGCGATGGGGGCGACCAGCACCGATCACGGCCATCCCACGGCGCAGACCGCCGATCTTGACGCGCTGGCCGCCGAGGCGCTGTTCCGCAAGGTCAGCGCGGGTGACTTTACCGCCGCAGAGGCTGAGCTTTTCCGCGCCCAGATGCTGACCGAGATGGCCGCGATGAGCGTGGACGATGGCCTGGTCATGCAGATCCACCCGGGCGCCTTCCGCAACCACAACGCGCGGGTGTTTGCGCGCTTCGGCCGCGACAAGGGCGCCGATCTTCCCAGCCGCACCGAATATGTCCAGGCGCTCAAGCCGCTGCTTGACCGCTTCGGCAACGATCCGCGCCTGTCGATCATCCTCTTCACGCTGGATGAGAGCACCTATGCGCGCGAACTGGCGCCCCTGGCCGGGCACTATCCCTGCCTCAAGCTGGGGCCGGCCTGGTGGTTCCACGACAGCCCCGAAGGCATGCGCCGGTTCCGCCGCGCGACGACCGAGACGGCCGGGTTCTACAACACCGTCGGCTTCAACGACGATACCCGCGCCTTCCTCTCGATCCCGGCCCGGCACGACGTTGCCCGCCGGATCGACTGCGGCTTCCTTGCCGAACTGGTGATGGAACACCGCATCGAGGATTGGGAAGCTGCCGAACTGGCCCGCGACCTGACCTACAACCTGGTCAAGCAGGCCTACCGCCTGTGA
- a CDS encoding FadR/GntR family transcriptional regulator, whose product MSDKPGHDRLYQELARVLLEEIASGKWPVGSRLPAERELAAIHNVSRPTVREAIIALEVQGLVEVRIGSGAYVVRLPGKDNLPGFNITAFELTEARLLFESEAAALAATQIADEELEAIAALVEEIARENNDPAGTDRADRAFHLAIARATRNSAIYNAVEHLWDLRQASPEAALLHAKARTANVKPVVEEHSAILTALRQHDPAGARAAMRHHLTQVIDSLLFTTEERQIEEARKAAQAKRERYSRATA is encoded by the coding sequence ATGAGCGACAAGCCGGGACATGACCGTCTCTATCAGGAACTCGCACGCGTGCTGCTGGAGGAAATCGCCTCGGGCAAATGGCCCGTGGGCAGCCGCCTGCCGGCCGAACGCGAACTGGCCGCGATCCACAACGTCAGCCGCCCCACGGTGCGCGAGGCGATCATTGCGCTGGAAGTGCAGGGGCTGGTGGAAGTGCGGATCGGATCGGGCGCCTACGTCGTCCGGCTCCCCGGCAAGGACAACCTGCCCGGCTTCAACATCACCGCCTTCGAACTGACCGAGGCGCGCCTGCTGTTTGAAAGCGAGGCCGCAGCGCTCGCCGCCACGCAGATCGCCGACGAGGAACTGGAAGCGATCGCCGCTCTGGTCGAGGAAATCGCGCGCGAAAACAACGATCCCGCCGGCACCGACCGGGCCGACCGCGCCTTCCACCTGGCCATTGCCCGCGCCACCCGCAATTCGGCAATCTACAACGCGGTCGAGCACTTGTGGGACCTGCGCCAGGCCTCGCCCGAAGCGGCCTTGCTCCATGCCAAGGCGCGTACCGCCAACGTCAAGCCGGTGGTCGAGGAGCACTCGGCCATCCTCACCGCGCTGCGTCAGCATGACCCGGCCGGGGCGCGTGCCGCCATGCGCCACCATCTCACCCAGGTGATCGACAGCCTGCTGTTCACCACCGAAGAACGCCAGATCGAAGAAGCACGCAAGGCCGCCCAGGCCAAGCGGGAAAGATATTCCAGAGCCACTGCATGA